Genomic segment of Benincasa hispida cultivar B227 chromosome 1, ASM972705v1, whole genome shotgun sequence:
CTGTGTTTCTCCAATAGACTTCCTCACAAGTTCTTTTAAAACAAAGTGAACCTAAATGAATGTTTCATATGTTAATAGAGGCTCTAGAAAATGACTAATAGTTAAAGACTAACAATGATGTCCAATTAGATGAGAAGCTAAAGGAGTCACTTACAGCATCCACAGACGCTTCAGCTGGCCCCCTGAAATAATTCAGGGATCCCTCAATAAGACGTCGGTAACCTTGCTCTGGGGCGATCAAGTGAGGTTGATAACCATCTGCCTCCGAAACAATTTTCCTCACATTCTGCATTGAAAGATGGCGATCAAAAGGAAGCTTTCTCAAAGCAGCAGGAAGTTGATGGTCAAAAACCCCGTATATACGATCACCTCCAGGTCGCCTGGCGGAATAATATACATTATTAAAAATAGATCATATCTTTGCTTCTTAAAGAGAGTcaaaaaattattgtgattttttctCAAAAGTAGAACCTACATTCAAAAtattaagaagaaaaatcatGAGGTAGGGAGAACACAAATTTTACAAATACTTTACCCTCCTTCCAAATGCTCCTTAAAAATTCGATCGAAAGCACGGCAAAGTTCCAAAATAGTATACAATTGAGCCTGAAATAAAATAGGTAAGTAGAAGGTAGTGTAACGGTAAAGCATTTTACAATCTATAACAAGTGCAATAAGTTGCTCACCCCAGCATCAACAGCAATGGGCCTGCCAAGATGATCCATCTCAGACTCAAGTTCATCGATGCTTTTGTTAATCAAAGAAGTGATACTGGGTATACGAGCTCTAATCACGGACTCCAAATGCTACAAGAACAAGAATGCACCATTAATAAAGATGACTGTTCTGagcaaaacaaaaattatactGAATGGCAATAAAATCAAAACTTAGAACCAAACCTTCGATAAGAGCTTAGCAAGATACTCCGAACCCATTTTATTTGCCAAGTGTCCATAGTCGGGACTAGTTGCAAAGTACTCACGCTCCTTACGCCTAGCAATAATCATATCTACATTTTTGTTTATGTCAGCTTGAGATCGGTTCACTATGCCAACCCATGGGTGTTGTAGTCGATAAGATCTTCCTTCCAACacctttagaaataaaatgaagGTATATGTTGTTTCAATTCCTCCTTTAAACTAAGCATATATCCAATACATCGATACAGCGAGTAGGAATTAtaagtaatgaaaaataactaTGACAACTTTGAGCATTCTACATACTCATTAACAATTCAATCTTGCTGCTATAAATTTCCTCTAGCAAGACTTTAAAACTAATAACAGGATGACAACTTACATCCAAAGCATTAGTTCCTTTGTCCATCAAGTCGAGCTTTGTCAACACCCCAAAAGTTCGTTCCCCTACTcaatcggaaaaaaaaaaaaaaaaaaagaagaagaagaagaagaagaaaaacataatcATGGGCTTGAAAAGCtacaaattttacaaaaaattaaagggaaaaatggggaggaaaaaaaaaagggaactACAAGCAAAGCATACCAGATGGGTCCACTTCCCTGGCAAGTTTTATGGCATCAGACGTTGCTATGTCTTGATTAGCAGGAGATATTGCTAGAATAATGCAATTAGGCTGTAAAAGGTATGCACAACACAAATTCACGTCTAGTATACATTCACCATCAAAACAGCAAAATAAcacaaaaatatgtatatatgtacGGGCGCATGTGGGTgtattgtgtgtgtgtgtgggtATATATATTTTCACAATCAACATAGCAAGTGAGGAGCAGGATAAGTCAAATACACAAACGGCTTGAGTAGAAGTTATGGACACTGGAGAAGGCGAGCACCATAACATGTTCAAAACAGGATTTATGATGCAGTTGAGATAAACGAAAACAAAGAGAGTATGAGTACCATAACTTGAGTACCCACAAATTGTTGTTTGATGCAAGGCTTGACCACCCATCACACAATAATTATTACTGAAAACGAACATAAATAATCTCACTACCTTCTCGACGTAAGTTCGAACCATGGCCTCAATGTCTTCAACGATACTTTCAGGTTGTCcctctaaatttaaaaaataaaaaatacatttgtaattaaaaatacaaaaatcttGTTGAGCCAATATTATCAGCTGAACGTATCTACATACCTACTGCAACTTTTGTTAAACCAGGTAAATCAATAAGAGTCAGGTTGACAactgaaaaaatgaaagaaaccaAGTGTCAGAACATTGTAGTAAAACAGCCTTATAAGAGGTCCACGTAAAATAAATACTCTAAGAAACCAAGAGTCAGAACATTTCAATACTATACTTCCTAATACAAGTAAAGAGCTGCTATAAGATCACCACAAACATTTTATCACGTCCATACACTGATATAACATCCTTTAGCTTTATTGCAGAATAAATGTACTTTTAAGATTAAAAGTAGCAAGAAAATAAggcaaattaaaaaataataataataacaaaataataaaaattgtaaattataaATTGTAAATTGTATTAACAAAGTAACAGAGAACACCAACAAATTGAGCGAGAGGAATCACAAAGACAtgtaataaattaaacattgttCAGGCAACTGTGGAACGAACAACCTCCCACAACCATGATGAACGAGCCATGAGAAAAATAAACAGGCGTAAAACCACATACCATTCGGAGAGTAAATGCTAAGATGAATGGGAACTGGGGATATCTGTTTTGTCCTCCCAGTTACTCTGTCCGTCTCATCCTGAATTTCTTTACGGACCGCAGCTGCAGTTCATTACAAGAAGAGGACAAGATGAATTACAACAAGCTAGAACAACAAATGGGAAATTACTTACAAAGACTAGCAATTTAGAACATGTAAAATCACAAGT
This window contains:
- the LOC120089023 gene encoding dynamin-related protein 1E, coding for MTTMESLIGLVNRIQRACTMLGDYGGGDNTFSSLWEALPSVAVVGGQSSGKSSVLESIVGRDFLPRGSGIVTRRPLVLQLHKTEEGSQEYAEFLHLPKRRFTDFAAVRKEIQDETDRVTGRTKQISPVPIHLSIYSPNVVNLTLIDLPGLTKVAVEGQPESIVEDIEAMVRTYVEKPNCIILAISPANQDIATSDAIKLAREVDPSGERTFGVLTKLDLMDKGTNALDVLEGRSYRLQHPWVGIVNRSQADINKNVDMIIARRKEREYFATSPDYGHLANKMGSEYLAKLLSKHLESVIRARIPSITSLINKSIDELESEMDHLGRPIAVDAGAQLYTILELCRAFDRIFKEHLEGGRPGGDRIYGVFDHQLPAALRKLPFDRHLSMQNVRKIVSEADGYQPHLIAPEQGYRRLIEGSLNYFRGPAEASVDAVHFVLKELVRKSIGETQELKRFPTLQAEIAAASNEALERFREESKKTVIRLVDMESSYLTVDFFRRLPQEIEKAGGSAAAAAAASTGDRYSEGHFRRIGSNVSSYVGMVSDTLRNTIPKAVVYCQVKEAKQSLLNHFYTLLGKKEAKQLSQLLDEDPALMERRQQCSKRLELYKAARDEIDSVSWAH